One genomic region from Pararge aegeria chromosome 14, ilParAegt1.1, whole genome shotgun sequence encodes:
- the LOC120629108 gene encoding rho GTPase-activating protein 44-like, with the protein MKKQFYRVKQLADQTFSRSGKGEALTDELQTADKKVEHLRNALHLISKRLATAAGNTQGQDPAAREKRLRKLPEYLLGLSMCEASNFDDDDSILKYILHECGKTEKFLANEIAEHELKVEQLVCSPLAAISDHDLPAIMKAKKHLSRLINEKESALSRYNNLERQKDEYPAKYSAAKEELEEAGNKVESARDALAADMYALVAKEAQLAHTLLQYVKLQRAYHESALHSLQDTVPELERFINDSSVKPVFGYPLEEHLRVTARTIAFPIELCVCTLHELALNEEGLFRIAGGTSKVRRMKLSLDAGLFSVPLPPDYRDMHVVASVLKSYLRELPEPLLTFRLYENFILASKQPSEQARLNALWEAIHLLPDANFQNLRYLIKFLSALTQNQSTNKMTPSNLAIVIAPNLLWAADESTFDMNITTAVNCGVELLIKHADWFFKDDQKFFISFTKEDLLPDQGDYGFIPTFVQGYNQTAALTQEQANGDYSSMSKSMYNYNHQAAQKNPSDLLGRHSRSNSHDTSLILIDNDIKKAQSNSSLSDQSSPPHGSPKPIMRRKNKPLAPVPPNFTPDKNKKVEAQTQATEAPKEPQNSIAKEAEKPAKPPRPVISDTGKIISGVQTINRSTYRQSKAIKEEAARSGSRENLADIRRQSLEFEKDKFESLKAMERNDKESTLVCKNVTAQSGVVTRMKIVGEPNSGPASLGAEKSLDRCLRIQVPKPSSQPPPRPAPRTIVPAPVEADNEVQLRNKPAVPERPATLRPQSFRGQRSSLTDNSEITPTVLERTHIYTVDKQHPTVIQVGGAVDDEGSRNTVQRTHSSGGKDAELEEPKSLTNASRQLSQSEGNITEGGPKSPRPQPARPPRPLVPAPPPPVAPAHESTDL; encoded by the exons ATGAAGAAGCAGTTCTATAGGGTGAAACAACTTGCCGACCAAACCTTCTCAAG GTCTGGCAAGGGTGAAGCTCTGACTGATGAGCTACAAACTGCAGACAAGAAAGTGGAGCACCTCCGCAATGCATTGCATCTTATCAGCAAAAGACTAGCCACTGCAGCTGGTAACACGCAAGGCCAGGACCCCGCAGCAAGGGAGAAGAGATTACGAAAATTGCCAGAGTATCTCCTGGGGCTATCTATGTGTGAAGCCAgtaattttgatgatgatgatagcattttaaaatacattttacatgAATGTG GTAAAACTGAGAAGTTCCTGGCAAATGAGATAGCTGAACATGAACTGAAAGTTGAACAGCTTGTTTGTTCCCCACTAGCAGCAATAAGTGATCATGACCTTCCAGCTATAATGAAAGCAAAGAAGCACCTTAGTAGactaataaatgaaaaagaatcTGCACTTAGTCGATACAAT AATTTAGAGCGTCAGAAAGATGAATACCCAGCCAAGTACAGTGCGGCTAAGGAAGAGTTGGAAGAGGCTGGTAACAAGGTGGAGTCAGCGCGGGACGCTCTCGCTGCGGACATGTACGCACTCGTGGCCAAGGAAGCTCAACTCGCGCATACCTTACTGCAATACGTCAAGTTGCAGCGCGCGTACCATGAGTCAGCGCTCCACTCCCTGCAGGATACAGTTCCAGAGCTGGAGAGGTTTATAA ATGACAGTTCGGTGAAGCCCGTGTTCGGGTACCCTCTGGAGGAGCACCTCAGGGTGACTGCTCGCACCATAGCCTTTCCCATCGAGCTGTGCGTGTGCACTCTGCATGAGCTGGCACTCAATGAGGAGGGACTCTTCAGAATCGCTGGCG GTACATCAAAGGTGCGACGGATGAAACTATCCTTAGACGCGGGCCTATTTAGTGTTCCTCTCCCCCCGGACtaccgggatatgcatgtagtGGCTTCGGTGCTAAAATCATACTTAAGAGAACTGCCCGAACCTCTACTAACATTTCGCCTCTACGAGAACTTCATCCTAGCTTCCAAACAGCCCTCGGAACAAGCTCGACTCAACGCTCTCTGGGAAGCGATTCATCTTCTGCCGGACGCAAACTTCCAAAACCTTAGATAtcttataaaatttttgtctgCCTTGACTCAAAATCAAAGCACAAACAAAATGACGCCTTCGAACCTGGCAATTGTGATCGCGCCCAACCTGCTGTGGGCCGCTGACGAGAGCACCTTCGACATGAACATCACGACAGCGGTCAACTGTGGGGTCGAACTACTCATCAAACACGCGGACTGGTTCTTTAAAGACGACCAAAAGTTTTTCATCTCGTTCACTAAAGAAGACCTGCTCCCGGACCAGGGCGATTACGGCTTCATTCCGACCTTCGTTCAAGGTTACAACCAAACTGCCGCTCTCACCCAGGAGCAGGCGAACGGCGATTACAGTAGCATGAGTAAATCAATGTACAATTACAACCACCAGGCCGCACAGAAGAACCCGTCCGACCTGCTCGGCAGGCACTCGAGAAGCAACAGTCACGACACTAGCCTTATATTAATAGATAACGATATTAAAAAAGCTCAATCCAATAGCTCCCTATCAGACCAATCTAGTCCACCTCACGGTAGCCCTAAACCTATTATGCGTCGAAAAAATAAACCCCTGGCGCCGGTTCCGCCAAACTTTACGCCCGATAAGAACAAAAAAGTAGAAGCTCAAACGCAGGCGACGGAAGCGCCCAAGGAGCCACAGAATTCAATAGCCAAGGAGGCGGAAAAACCAGCGAAACCTCCACGGCCAGTCATCTCTGACACGGGGAAAATTATATCCGGCGTGCAAACGATCAACCGATCGACATACCGGCAAAGCAAAGCTATAAAAGAGGAAGCTGCAAGGAGTGGAAGCCGCGAGAACCTTGCGGACATACGCCGACAGAGCCTGGAGTTCGAAAAGGATAAATTCGAGAGTTTAAAGGCGATGGAAAGAAACGACAAGGAATCCACGCTTGTATGCAAAAACGTGACCGCGCAATCCGGAGTCGTCACCAGGATGAAGATAGTAGGCGAGCCGAACAGCGGGCCGGCTTCGCTGGGCGCGGAGAAATCTCTGGATAGATGTTTAAGAATCCAGGTGCCTAAGCCGTCCAGTCAACCGCCGCCACGTCCCGCACCGCGGACTATAGTACCCGCACCCGTCGAAGCCGATAACGAGGTGCAACTGAGGAACAAGCCCGCAGTTCCGGAACGCCCAGCCACGCTCCGGCCACAGAGCTTTCGAGGCCAACGGAGCTCCCTCACCGATAACTCTGAGATTACACCTACCGTCCTAGAGCGCACTCACATTTACACAGTAGACAAACAGCACCCGACTGTAATACAAGTGGGCGGCGCCGTCGATGATGAGGGGTCTCGGAACACGGTGCAGCGAACGCACAGTTCCGGTGGGAAAGATGCGGAGTTGGAAGAGCCGAAGAGCTTGACCAATGCGAGCAGACAACTGTCACAATCGGAGGGCAACATCACGGAGGGCGGGCCGAAGTCCCCGCGACCCCAGCCGGCACGCCCCCCTCGACCTCTCGTGCCCGCACCGCCGCCCCCCGTGGCCCCCGCTCACGAGAGCACTGACCTCTAG